A genomic region of Homo sapiens chromosome 4, GRCh38.p14 Primary Assembly contains the following coding sequences:
- the ABRAXAS1 gene encoding BRCA1-A complex subunit Abraxas 1 isoform 2 (isoform 2 is encoded by transcript variant 2) — protein sequence MTFRERLLHKNLQEHFSNQDLVFLLLTPSIITESCSTHRLEHSLYKPQKGLFHRVPLVVANLGMSEQLGYKTVSGSCMSTGFSRAVQTHSSKFFEEDGSLKEVHKINEMYASLQEELKSICKKVEDSEQAVDKLVKDVNRLKREIEKRRGAQIQAAREKNIQKDPQENIFLCQALRTFFPNSEFLHSCVMSLKNRHVSKSSCNYNHHLDVVDNLTLMVEHTDIPEASPASTPQIIKHKALDLDDRWQFKRSRLLDTQDKRSKADTGSSNQDKASKMSSPETDEEIEKMKGFGEYSRSPTF from the exons ATGACGTTTAGAGAGAGGCTGCTTCACAAAAACTTGCAGGAGCATTTTTCAAACCAAGACCTTGTTTTTCTGCTATTAACACCAAGTATAATAACAGAAAGCTGCTCTACTCATCGACTGGAACATTCCTTATATAAACCTCAAAAAGG ACTTTTTCACAGGGTACCTTTAGTGGTTGCCAATCTGGGCATGTCTGAACAACTGGGTTATAAAACTGTATCAGGTTCCTGTATGTCCACTGGTTTTAGCCGAGCAGTACAAACACACAG CTCTAAATTTTTTGAAGAAGATGGATCCTTAAAGGAGGTACATAAGATAAATGAAATGTATGCTTCATTACAAGAGGAATTAAAG AGTATATGCAAAAAAGTGGAAGACAGTGAACAAGCAGTAGATAAACTAGTAAAGGATGTAAACAGATTAAAACGAGAaattgagaaaaggagaggagcaCAGATTCAGGCAGCAA gAGAGAAGAACATCCAAAAAGACCCTCAggagaacatttttctttgtcaGGCATTACGGACCTTTTTTccaaattctgaatttcttcattcatgtgttatgtctttaaaaaatagacatgTTTCTAAAAGTAGCTGTAACTACAACCACCATCTCGATGTAGTAGACAATCTGACCTTAATGGTAGAACACACTGACATTCCTGAAGCTAGTCCAGCTAGTACACCACAAATCATTAAGCATAAAGCCTTAGACTTAGATGACAGATGGCAATTCAAGAGATCTCGGTTGTTAGATACACAAGACAAACGATCTAAAGCAGATACTGGTAGTAGTAACCAAGATAAAGCATCCAAAATGAGCAGCCCagaaacagatgaagaaattgaaaagatGAAGGGTTTTGGTGAATATTCACGGTCTCCTACATTTTGA